A window of Lepus europaeus isolate LE1 chromosome 11, mLepTim1.pri, whole genome shotgun sequence contains these coding sequences:
- the CCDC32 gene encoding coiled-coil domain-containing protein 32 translates to MKMFESVDTPATRSGRDLWAEICPCLPNPDQEDAANNAFSDSFVDSHRAGGGQREAASFPVQPAVKPWAPLQDSEVYLASLEKKLRRIKGLNQEVTSKDMLRTLAQAKKECWDRFLQEKLASEFFVDGLDSDESTLEHFKRWLQPDKVAINTEEVQCLIPPESQVEKPAAEDEPEAGNKPVAAEQ, encoded by the exons ATGAAAATGTTTGAGAGTGTTGACACTCCAGCCACAAGATCTGGCAGGGATCTCTGGGCTGAAATCTGCCCCTGTCTGCCAAATCCTGACCAAGAAGATGCTGCCAACAACGCCTTCTCGGACTCCTTTGTGGATTCTCACCGGGCAGGTGGAGGCCAGAGGGAGGCAGCCAGCTTCCCCGTGCAGCCAGCGGTGAAGCCCTGGGCGCCTTTGCAGGATTCGGAAGTGTATTTAGCATCCCTAG AGAAGAAACTGAGAAGAATCAAAGGTTTAAATCAGGAAGTGACTTCCAAGGACATGCTTCGAACCCTGGCCCAAGCCAAGAAGGAGTGTTGGGATCGCTTCCTCCAGGAGAAGCTAGCGTCCGAGTTCTTTGTGGATGGATTGGATTCTGATGAGAG CACCTTGGAACATTTCAAGAGGTGGCTCCAGCCAGATAAAGTCGCCATCAACACAGAGGAGGTCCAGTGTCTGATTCCTCCGGAATCACAGGTTGAGAAGCCAGCAGCTGAGGATGAGCCAGAAGCCGGAAACAAGCCAGTGGCAGCAGAACAATAa